The Bifidobacterium actinocoloniiforme DSM 22766 genomic sequence TCGGCCTGCGCCACGGCCGCGGTTTCCCTGGAGGAAGGCGTCGACAAGATCGCCCTGGGCAAGGCGGGCTTCGTCGTCACCGGCGCCATCGACGACATCGGCGTGGAATCGGTGATCGGCTTTGGGAACATGAACGCGACCGCCGATTCGGGCGAGATGCTCGCCAAAGGCATCGCCCCGCGCTTCTTCTCGCGGGCCAACGACCGGCGGCGCGGCGGCTTCCTGGAGTCCCAGGGCGGCGGCACGATCCTGCTGACCCGAGGCGACATAGCGCTCAAGATGGGTCTGCCGGTGGCGGGCGTGGTGGGATACATCCACTCGTTCGCCGACGGTGCCCACACGTCGATCCCCGCCCCGGGCCTGGGCGCCCTGGCGGCAGGCATGGGCGGCGCCGAGTCCGACTTGGCTCGTTCGCTGGCCAAGCTGGGCGTTTCGCCGGACGAGGTGGCCGTGGTCTCCAAGCATGACACGTCCACCAACGCCAACGACCCCAACGAGTCCGAGCTCCACAACAGCTTGGCGCGCGCGATTGGGCGCACGGAGGGTAACCCGCTCTACGTCATCTCGCAAAAGAGCCTGACCGGTCACGCCAAGGGCGGGGCTTGCATCTTCCAGATCAATGGTTTGACGCAGCTCTTCCGCTCCGGGGTCATCCCAGCCAACGCCTCACTGGATTGCGTGGACCCGAAGATGCGGCGGGACGACCACCTGGTCTGGTTGGAGCAGCCGCTGCGGGTGGGGTCCATCAAGGCCGGCCTGGTCACCTCGCTGGGCTTCGGCCACGTCTCCGGCATCGGCGCGATTGTGCACCCGGGCGCCTTCGAGGCGGCGGTCGCCCAGAGCCAGGGCGAGCAGGCCCTGGAGGAGTGGCGGAGGCGGGCCAACGCCCGGCTGGCCGCCGGTCAGCGCCGCTTGCAAGAAGGCCGTATGGGCCGTGCCACCCTCTACGAGTCGATTGACAACCGGCGCTTCCGTGAGGACGCCCCCGGCTACGACGCGCACGAGGTCGAGAAGGCCATGCTCCTGAACCCCGACGCCCGCTTGGGTGAATCCGGCTACTACGAGGCCTGAGCGCAAAAGCAATCCGCCGGCCCGCCCCTCAACTGGGGGTGGGCCGGCGGATTGCTTGTTCGAGCTTCTTAAAGCCATGCAGGGAGGGCGGCGTTGATCCGGTCCACCAGGGCCCTGGGGTTTGCGACACCTAAGACCAGGCGGGAGTAAGGCTCACCGGTGAGTTGGATGACGACTGGACGTTCGGGGCGGGCCACGTTCCAAAAGGAGCGCTCGCCCTGGAGGACGAAGCTGCCGGCCCACAGGCCGCCGACCGCGGTGCCTGGGTCGCGCAGGCCCTTGGGCTGATCGAGGATGCCGGGGTCCTCCGTGGCCCCCAAGACATGGGACATGGGTATTTCAATTCTTTTTTTTGAGGGCGAGGACCTTGTGGATTTCCCTCGGCTCGATGACGAGCTTGTCGCCCTCGAAACTCACGCTATTACTGGCCTTCATGATTGCCTCCTTAGTGCTTGTATGATTGTGCGCTCTGAGTCAGCGGCCGGCTGGCCGATGGCTGCCGGGCGCATGGTGTTTATCGTTGGTCGGGCTCGTCCACTTGGCCGGAGGGGAGGCCCCTCGGTGGTTGGGCCACTTGCTTAGCCGCCGGCCGCTTGCCCTGGGAGGCAGTCCCGTCTTCGCTCAGCTGCGCGCGTTTGAGCAGCGCTTGTCCCAATAGCCGGGCTATGCGGGCCGACCTTTCATGGCTGGGTCCTTGGGCCTCTTGCGCTGGTGCGGGCAGCGGCAGGGCGGCGAAATAGCGTTCAAGCAGGCCTTGGATCTGCCCGTCGCTGGCCGACAGCTCCATCATCGCCACCAATGCCACTTCCAGTGCTTCCGCACTTGCTTTGCCGGGCTTAAGGCTTTTGCGCAGGACGGCCAGGAAGATGCCGCGCTTGCTGCCGAAGGCGGAGTAGAGACTTCCGCGCAGGAGTCCGGTGGCCTTCACTAGGTCGTCGATTGAGGTGCCCTCGTATCCGTGTGCCAGGAAGGCTTGGCGGGCCTGCTTCAGAGCCTGGTCCGTGTCGAAATCGCGATGTCGTCCCATGGCGACAACCCTATCATATACTTGAACGATTGGTCAAAAAATGGGACGTTATCGCCGTATGCAAGTTCCACACCGGTAATCAGCTTCCGGGCTCGGCCTGTTCCTGTACCCAGCCGAGGCCATACTGGAAGCATGAGTGAGGAGATGAAGGGAAAGCCCGCCTGGCCGGGTGGTCCCGCGCCTACCCGCCTGTTGGGTCTTGGGCACGACATCGTGAGCGTTGAGCCCTTCGCCCAGCAACTGGCTGAGCCTGGCTCACGGATGCGCGACCTCTTCTCGCCGCGCGAGCAACGCCAGTGCGCCGAGCGTTCCCGATTCAAGGGCGACAGCGAAGCCGTCCATCTATCCGCCCGCTGGGCTGGCAAGGAGTCGGTCGTTAAAGCCTGGTCCGCAGCCCTTGGTCCCCGCCCCGCCCCCTACACCCTCGACGATTTCCCTTGGGCGGGGATTGAAATACTGGATGAT encodes the following:
- a CDS encoding holo-ACP synthase; translation: MSEEMKGKPAWPGGPAPTRLLGLGHDIVSVEPFAQQLAEPGSRMRDLFSPREQRQCAERSRFKGDSEAVHLSARWAGKESVVKAWSAALGPRPAPYTLDDFPWAGIEILDDSRSRPGVYLADEVRDRLCSSLELTAAPIWRISLSHDGGLASAAAALVVW
- a CDS encoding TetR/AcrR family transcriptional regulator, with product MGRHRDFDTDQALKQARQAFLAHGYEGTSIDDLVKATGLLRGSLYSAFGSKRGIFLAVLRKSLKPGKASAEALEVALVAMMELSASDGQIQGLLERYFAALPLPAPAQEAQGPSHERSARIARLLGQALLKRAQLSEDGTASQGKRPAAKQVAQPPRGLPSGQVDEPDQR